The DNA segment ACCATCCCGGAAGACGATCTGGTCTCCATCGACCGTTACGCCAAGGCCCATGGGATGGCCCGCAGCACGTTCCTGGTGCAAGCGGCAAGGTCGGTGATGCACGGTTGATGGGACGGCTTTTGTTCAGCACCCGGCCAGGGGACCACCTTCTCCATCCTGCTGCCGCGCGAACCCGCCGCGTAAGGCGCGAACACTCCACTTCCGCCTGAATCAAGGAGGATTCCATGAATCGCCGCGAATTCATCGAGACAGGAGCCGTCCTGGCCGCCAGCGCCGTATTGGCCGCGAGCGTGGCACCCCCCGGCGTGGCCTCGGCCCAGGCGCAGGACATGCCTCTCCCCCCGCCCCGGACCACCGGCGGCAAGCCCCTCATGGACGCCCTCATGGAGCGGCGCTCCACCAGGCGTTTCGCCCCCAAAGCCCTTGAGCCGCAGGTCCTGTCCGACCTGCTGTGGGCGGCCTTCGGCATCAACCGTACCGATGGCTCGAACAAGCGCACCGCACCCTCCTGGAAGAACCGCCAGGAGATGGCCGTCTATGTGGCCATGCCGACCGGTCTGTTCCGCTACGACGCCAAGCGCCACGCCCTGGCCCCGGTCTCTGGCAAGGACCTGCGCGCGCTGACCGGCAAGCAGGACTTCGTGGCCACGGCTCCCCTGAACC comes from the Fundidesulfovibrio putealis DSM 16056 genome and includes:
- a CDS encoding nitroreductase family protein; this encodes MNRREFIETGAVLAASAVLAASVAPPGVASAQAQDMPLPPPRTTGGKPLMDALMERRSTRRFAPKALEPQVLSDLLWAAFGINRTDGSNKRTAPSWKNRQEMAVYVAMPTGLFRYDAKRHALAPVSGKDLRALTGKQDFVATAPLNLIYVVDFAQMSEASPEERMFVAGCDSGSIFQNVYLACASLGLVTVVRANADKSALAREMNLGADQMVTLAQTVGYPAG